A genomic stretch from Candidatus Avedoeria danica includes:
- the mscL gene encoding large-conductance mechanosensitive channel protein MscL has translation MLSEFKAFAFKGNVVDLAVGVIIGAAFGKIVSSLVDNVLMPLVGLMLGGVDLTALSVTIGAVELKYGLFVQSILDFAIVAFVLFLIVRQANRFMAGPPPEPVVPEPSDEAKLLGEIRDLLQARG, from the coding sequence ATGCTCTCCGAGTTCAAAGCGTTCGCGTTCAAAGGCAACGTCGTCGACCTGGCCGTCGGTGTGATCATCGGCGCCGCGTTCGGCAAGATCGTCTCGTCGCTCGTCGACAACGTCCTCATGCCGCTCGTCGGGCTGATGCTCGGCGGCGTCGATCTGACGGCCCTGAGCGTGACGATCGGGGCGGTCGAGCTGAAGTACGGGCTCTTCGTACAGAGCATCCTCGACTTCGCGATCGTGGCGTTCGTGCTCTTCCTCATCGTCCGCCAGGCGAACCGCTTCATGGCTGGCCCGCCGCCGGAACCCGTCGTGCCGGAGCCGTCCGACGAGGCGAAGCTGCTCGGCGAGATCCGCGACCTGTTGCAGGCACGCGGTTGA
- a CDS encoding Uma2 family endonuclease, whose protein sequence is MTVSPTLRPTAPPARPRLRGPARLRFDVDMFVRFCAAELPPDARVELIDGVIYEMPPTSPEHNGPTIDLNRLLVQRLGDRARVLPGSSILLGRWSMPMPDFAVLVRHDDPTEYHKRHAEPADCLLIIEVARSSLRFDRGRKASAYAGAGIPEYWIVAVGEGVIEVQREPRADGKGYASVVRYGRGEAVTPAGFQDVRIGVDEVLGPG, encoded by the coding sequence ATGACCGTCTCGCCAACACTGCGACCGACCGCGCCGCCCGCCCGGCCCCGCCTCCGCGGGCCTGCCAGGCTACGGTTCGACGTCGACATGTTCGTCCGCTTCTGTGCGGCCGAGCTGCCGCCGGACGCGCGGGTCGAGCTGATCGATGGGGTGATCTACGAGATGCCGCCGACGTCGCCCGAACACAACGGTCCAACCATCGACCTGAATCGACTGCTCGTCCAGCGCCTAGGCGATCGCGCCCGCGTGCTGCCCGGCAGCTCCATCCTGCTCGGCCGATGGTCCATGCCCATGCCCGACTTCGCCGTGCTCGTGCGGCACGACGATCCGACCGAGTACCACAAGCGCCACGCCGAGCCTGCAGACTGCCTTCTCATCATCGAGGTCGCGCGATCCAGCCTTCGCTTCGACCGGGGCAGGAAGGCCAGCGCGTACGCGGGAGCCGGGATTCCCGAGTACTGGATCGTCGCTGTCGGCGAGGGCGTGATCGAGGTTCAACGTGAGCCGCGGGCGGACGGGAAGGGGTACGCGTCGGTGGTGCGGTATGGGCGGGGCGAGGCCGTCACGCCGGCGGGGTTCCAGGATGTGCGCATTGGCGTTGACGAGGTGCTCGGGCCGGGATGA
- a CDS encoding TrmH family RNA methyltransferase, which produces MTDLVPFRRHTTDDLRAARPSAAARDATRLPVVVVLDNVRSAYNTGLIFRLCDCINVTSLWLTGCTPYPGANAHADFHLRKTGVGGSIDALPWRHVSEAAPEVARLKADGWRVIAVEQATGSMPLAVADLAPPVVLIFGHERLGVDDALLALADAVVELPVRGVSNSLNVALCASAVLYAGLPTWERSIHGG; this is translated from the coding sequence ATGACCGATCTCGTGCCGTTCCGCCGCCACACGACCGACGATCTGCGGGCCGCCCGCCCGTCCGCCGCCGCGCGCGACGCGACGCGCCTGCCGGTCGTCGTCGTGCTGGACAACGTGCGCTCGGCCTACAACACCGGCCTGATCTTCAGGCTGTGCGACTGCATCAACGTCACGTCGCTCTGGTTGACCGGCTGCACGCCCTATCCGGGTGCGAACGCACACGCCGACTTCCATCTGCGCAAGACCGGTGTCGGCGGCAGCATCGACGCGCTGCCGTGGCGGCACGTTTCCGAAGCGGCGCCCGAGGTTGCGCGGCTGAAGGCGGACGGCTGGCGCGTGATCGCCGTCGAGCAGGCGACGGGCAGCATGCCGCTGGCCGTCGCCGACCTCGCGCCGCCCGTCGTCCTCATCTTCGGCCACGAGCGACTTGGCGTGGACGACGCGCTCTTGGCGCTGGCCGACGCTGTCGTCGAGCTGCCGGTGCGCGGCGTGAGCAACAGCCTGAACGTGGCGCTCTGCGCCAGCGCGGTGCTCTACGCGGGGCTGCCGACATGGGAGCGGTCGATTCACGGCGGCTGA
- a CDS encoding FAD-dependent oxidoreductase — protein sequence MTAPPAAVMPGVGAAPPSVAPPSVAPPRGSPHVVVIGGGVCGLYAARVAAGAGLNVTVLERDDVVGGLAAGRRIEGNWIDLGTHHLHAFDAAIFDDVRAIMGTRLRPIEKLALVRYGRGFRRYPLAFGDLLRGIPPWTLARALFGLVGQQLVNRLRPRAAVDAEQALIALYGLPLYRFFFRDFTARYWGMSPRALSATFVRRKMPRLSAIDIVKRALAPLGFRDARGAAVDSALAEETLWYGVRGSGEMPTALAEHVEACGGRIITSAPVTAVETAGGRVVAVRYRPAGAGAGTAADDAGDVRLACDAVINTAPINHIVPRFDPPPPPDVTAAAAALRHRPMVAYAFLIRRPRVLNALYVYYRDRRFHRLAEPKNSGLAIDPPDHTLLLAELMCAPDDGLWRGDPDAVADVVRDLEAEGVCRADEIVRLHVVRAPEAYPVFDLGFEPHLEALQSFVARWPNAWSVGRQGGFGYPNMHAAMREGATAAEKAVAIVQAARAAEPQDEALPADPVRISA from the coding sequence GTGACCGCCCCGCCCGCTGCCGTGATGCCCGGCGTCGGTGCTGCGCCGCCCAGTGTCGCGCCGCCCAGTGTCGCGCCGCCCCGCGGTTCACCGCACGTCGTCGTCATCGGCGGCGGCGTGTGCGGGCTGTACGCCGCGCGCGTGGCGGCCGGTGCCGGGCTGAACGTGACGGTGCTCGAGCGTGACGACGTCGTCGGCGGTCTGGCAGCCGGGCGGCGGATCGAGGGCAACTGGATCGATCTGGGCACCCACCACCTCCACGCCTTCGACGCCGCCATCTTCGATGACGTGCGCGCGATCATGGGCACGCGGCTGCGGCCGATCGAGAAGCTGGCGCTGGTGCGCTACGGCCGCGGCTTCCGGCGCTACCCGCTGGCGTTCGGCGACCTGCTGCGCGGCATCCCGCCGTGGACGCTGGCACGCGCGCTCTTTGGTCTCGTCGGCCAGCAGCTCGTGAATCGCCTGCGCCCGCGTGCGGCCGTCGACGCCGAGCAGGCGCTCATCGCCCTGTACGGCCTGCCCCTCTACCGCTTCTTCTTCCGCGACTTCACGGCGCGCTACTGGGGCATGTCGCCGCGCGCGCTGTCGGCCACCTTCGTCCGCCGCAAGATGCCGCGCCTCTCGGCGATCGACATCGTCAAGCGCGCCCTGGCCCCGCTCGGCTTCCGCGACGCGCGCGGTGCCGCCGTCGACAGCGCGCTGGCCGAGGAGACGCTGTGGTACGGCGTGCGCGGCAGCGGCGAGATGCCGACGGCCCTCGCCGAGCACGTGGAAGCCTGCGGCGGGCGGATCATCACGTCGGCCCCCGTCACGGCCGTCGAGACGGCGGGCGGCCGGGTCGTCGCGGTGCGGTATCGGCCGGCGGGCGCGGGTGCGGGCACCGCCGCCGACGACGCCGGCGACGTGCGCCTGGCGTGCGACGCCGTGATCAACACCGCGCCGATCAACCACATCGTGCCGCGCTTCGACCCGCCGCCGCCGCCGGACGTGACCGCCGCCGCCGCCGCGTTGCGCCACCGCCCGATGGTGGCCTACGCCTTCCTCATCCGCCGGCCGCGCGTCCTGAACGCCTTGTACGTCTACTACCGCGACCGCCGCTTCCATCGCCTGGCGGAGCCCAAGAACAGCGGCCTGGCGATCGACCCGCCCGACCACACGCTCCTCCTGGCCGAGCTGATGTGCGCACCGGACGACGGCCTGTGGCGGGGCGATCCCGACGCCGTCGCCGATGTCGTCCGCGACCTCGAGGCCGAGGGCGTCTGCCGCGCCGACGAGATCGTCCGGCTGCACGTCGTCCGGGCCCCCGAGGCCTACCCGGTGTTCGATCTCGGCTTCGAGCCGCACCTCGAAGCGCTCCAGTCGTTCGTCGCCCGCTGGCCGAACGCGTGGTCCGTCGGCCGACAAGGCGGCTTCGGCTACCCGAACATGCACGCGGCGATGCGGGAGGGGGCGACGGCGGCGGAGAAGGCGGTGGCGATCGTCCAAGCGGCACGCGCCGCCGAACCGCAGGACGAAGCGTTGCCCGCCGACCCCGTCAGGATCAGCGCGTAG
- a CDS encoding Uma2 family endonuclease, whose product MTVSPMVQPNAPGAPSAFISPSRGRAPTKLRFDVDMFVRFCAAELPPDARVELIDGEIYTMSPTGGGHNSASVFLGRVIYDQFKGRADILPSSSVKMDRWSMPMPDFAVLQRTYTPAELQAHSITAADCALVIEISHSTLRFDRRVKAPMYARAGVPEYWVVAVAESVIEVHREPRADGKGYASVVRYGRGEAVVPGAFGDVRIRVEDVFGPTGG is encoded by the coding sequence ATGACCGTCTCACCGATGGTGCAACCGAATGCGCCAGGCGCGCCGTCCGCGTTTATCTCGCCATCCCGTGGCCGCGCGCCGACCAAGCTGCGGTTCGACGTCGACATGTTCGTCCGCTTCTGTGCGGCCGAGCTGCCACCGGACGCGCGGGTCGAGCTGATCGATGGAGAGATCTACACGATGTCCCCGACAGGCGGCGGCCACAATTCCGCGAGCGTCTTTCTCGGCCGCGTAATCTACGATCAGTTCAAGGGCCGGGCCGACATCCTTCCGAGCAGTTCCGTGAAGATGGACCGCTGGTCCATGCCGATGCCGGACTTCGCCGTGCTCCAGCGGACCTACACACCGGCCGAGCTGCAGGCGCATTCGATCACCGCCGCCGACTGCGCCCTCGTCATCGAGATCAGCCACTCCACCCTCCGCTTCGACCGCCGCGTCAAGGCGCCGATGTACGCCCGCGCCGGCGTGCCGGAGTACTGGGTCGTCGCCGTCGCGGAGAGCGTGATCGAGGTGCACCGCGAGCCAAGGGCGGACGGCAAGGGGTACGCGTCGGTGGTGCGGTATGGGCGGGGGGAGGCGGTGGTGCCGGGGGCGTTTGGAGACGTGCGGATTCGGGTGGAGGACGTGTTCGGGCCTACTGGCGGATGA
- a CDS encoding homoserine dehydrogenase: MNERLRQREASGQPIEVALVGAGAMGVGIAWQIARTPGMRLACVVDLDLAAARRAADAYGAPSQTVGPGDRLPARGTVPIAADPFDLIGRPELRLDVLVEATNTIGFAGRLCEAAIDRGLHVVLMNAEVDLALGPQLVARAERGGKGAIVTSDGGDQHGVLARMIDEIELWGFRTVMAGNIKGFLDRHATAASLAHEAAIRNLNPVQCCAYTDGTKLGVEMALLANGYGLVPWLPGMEGPRVADVRDVFQAFDFHKYGSTGVVDYILGAEPGGGVFVVGQCDDPLQQRYLQYYKLGDGPFYLFYRPYHLCHLETPRAIARAVFHGEAVLQPRRGRVADVYAYAKRDAAAGEDVPHGIGGDHCYGLIERAADADAAGHVPIALLDVEAGEERPRIRRNIAKDTPLTWDDIVLPDSWLVRRWRAEGLAVPAA, encoded by the coding sequence ATGAACGAACGCCTTCGACAGCGCGAAGCCTCCGGCCAACCCATCGAGGTCGCCTTGGTCGGCGCCGGGGCGATGGGCGTCGGCATCGCGTGGCAGATCGCGCGGACGCCGGGCATGCGCTTGGCGTGCGTCGTCGACCTCGACCTCGCCGCGGCCCGCAGGGCGGCCGACGCGTACGGCGCGCCGTCCCAGACCGTCGGCCCGGGCGACCGCCTGCCCGCTCGCGGCACCGTCCCGATCGCCGCCGACCCGTTCGACCTCATCGGCCGACCCGAGCTTCGTCTCGACGTCCTCGTCGAAGCGACGAACACGATCGGCTTCGCCGGGCGGTTGTGCGAGGCGGCGATCGACCGCGGGCTGCACGTCGTGCTGATGAACGCCGAGGTCGATCTGGCGCTCGGGCCGCAGCTCGTGGCGCGGGCGGAGCGCGGCGGCAAGGGGGCGATCGTCACGAGCGACGGCGGCGACCAGCACGGTGTGCTGGCGCGGATGATCGACGAGATCGAGCTCTGGGGCTTCCGAACGGTCATGGCCGGCAACATCAAGGGCTTCCTCGACCGCCACGCCACGGCGGCGTCGCTGGCGCACGAGGCGGCGATCCGCAACCTCAACCCCGTGCAGTGCTGCGCCTACACGGACGGCACCAAGCTCGGGGTCGAGATGGCGCTCCTGGCGAACGGCTACGGCCTCGTGCCGTGGCTGCCGGGCATGGAGGGGCCGCGGGTGGCGGACGTGCGGGACGTCTTCCAGGCGTTCGACTTCCACAAGTACGGCTCGACCGGCGTCGTGGACTACATCCTGGGCGCGGAGCCGGGCGGCGGCGTGTTCGTCGTCGGGCAGTGCGACGACCCCCTCCAGCAGCGCTACCTGCAGTACTACAAGCTGGGCGACGGGCCGTTCTACCTGTTCTATCGCCCCTACCACCTCTGCCACCTCGAGACGCCGCGCGCGATCGCCCGGGCCGTGTTCCATGGTGAGGCCGTCCTCCAGCCGCGCCGCGGCCGCGTCGCGGACGTGTACGCCTACGCCAAGCGCGATGCGGCGGCCGGCGAGGATGTGCCGCACGGCATCGGCGGCGACCACTGCTACGGCCTGATCGAGCGCGCCGCGGACGCCGACGCCGCCGGCCACGTCCCGATCGCGCTGCTCGACGTCGAGGCCGGCGAAGAACGGCCGCGCATCCGGCGCAACATCGCCAAGGACACGCCGCTCACCTGGGACGACATCGTCCTCCCCGACAGCTGGCTCGTCCGGCGCTGGCGGGCCGAGGGCCTGGCTGTCCCGGCCGCGTGA
- a CDS encoding TMEM43 family protein translates to MSDRVTVTTHQSWVSRVGGSFAGALFGLLMALASFPLLFWNEGRAVTTARTLNEGSKTVLSVSAEGVDVANDGKLVHMTGLATTAETLTDPTFDVSANALKLTRSVEMYQWQESSRSETKTKLGGGQETVTTYTYDKGWSDQAIDSSGFQEPDGHQNTGEMPYDSDSWTADRVTLGAFVLPADLVAKLGDGDAIPVPDSAARDGRRIQADRLYIGKDPDAPAVGDVRIRFTALEPQTVSVVAAQSQGTLEAYTGAGKAIEMAAVGTHTAESMFADAKAENTLILWFVRLFGYLLMAFGILLVFNPLGVIGSVIPFVGRLMGFGAGLFSFLIAVPLTLITIALGWVAYRPVVAVVLIAIAVGVVWLALRLRKGAVAKATGGAAA, encoded by the coding sequence ATGTCGGATAGGGTGACGGTCACCACCCACCAGTCGTGGGTCAGCCGCGTCGGCGGTTCGTTCGCCGGGGCGCTGTTCGGGCTGCTGATGGCCCTGGCCAGCTTCCCGCTGCTGTTCTGGAACGAGGGCCGCGCGGTCACGACGGCGCGCACGTTGAACGAAGGCTCCAAGACGGTGCTCTCGGTCTCGGCGGAGGGGGTCGACGTGGCCAACGACGGCAAGCTCGTCCATATGACGGGGTTGGCGACGACGGCTGAGACGCTCACCGACCCGACGTTCGATGTCTCGGCGAATGCGCTCAAGCTGACCCGCTCGGTCGAGATGTACCAGTGGCAGGAATCGTCGCGCTCCGAGACGAAGACGAAGCTGGGCGGAGGGCAGGAGACGGTCACAACCTACACCTACGACAAGGGTTGGTCCGATCAGGCGATCGACTCGTCCGGCTTCCAGGAGCCCGACGGCCATCAGAACACCGGCGAGATGCCGTACGACAGCGACAGCTGGACGGCCGACCGCGTGACGCTCGGCGCCTTCGTCCTGCCCGCCGACCTCGTCGCCAAGCTCGGCGACGGCGACGCGATCCCGGTGCCGGACAGCGCGGCCAGGGACGGCCGCCGGATCCAGGCGGATCGCCTCTACATCGGCAAGGACCCCGACGCGCCGGCGGTCGGCGACGTGCGGATTCGGTTCACGGCGCTCGAGCCGCAGACGGTGAGCGTCGTCGCGGCGCAGTCACAGGGCACGCTGGAGGCGTACACCGGGGCCGGCAAGGCGATCGAGATGGCCGCGGTGGGCACGCATACGGCCGAGTCGATGTTCGCCGACGCCAAGGCGGAGAACACGCTGATCCTGTGGTTCGTGCGCCTGTTCGGCTACCTCCTCATGGCCTTCGGGATTCTGCTCGTCTTCAACCCGCTCGGCGTCATCGGGTCCGTCATCCCGTTCGTGGGCCGCCTGATGGGCTTCGGCGCCGGGCTGTTCAGCTTCCTCATCGCCGTGCCGCTCACGCTGATCACGATCGCGCTCGGGTGGGTGGCATACCGGCCGGTGGTGGCGGTGGTGCTCATCGCGATCGCGGTGGGCGTCGTGTGGCTGGCGCTGCGGCTGCGGAAGGGGGCGGTGGCGAAGGCGACGGGGGGGGCGGCGGCCTGA